In a single window of the Oenanthe melanoleuca isolate GR-GAL-2019-014 chromosome 28, OMel1.0, whole genome shotgun sequence genome:
- the ANGPTL4 gene encoding angiopoietin-related protein 4 has product MRLSSAALLLCAAGLAAAPAPAPGAGTERRAAAGAARERRAQFASWDEVNVLAHGLLQLGHGLKEHVERTKGQLRELGGRLSAHNSSLGRLLRQAREAQERGERLRGSVRELEGRGRQLLNLSEALRQRLEEVAADKDAIQGRLERLESRVRLALQARPAGNQSARDLGALQSLMDAQNLRIEELLQKIKQQQYKLDKQNLQIKSLQSKVNLLIPLHHNKTQSPKWKINLKKSLSLTNQSQNGSGEPVQTQKLPEGCHQLFLAGQHSSGVFQVQPAGSQPFKVYCDMTAEGGWTVIQRRMDGSVDFDQLWDAYKNGFGDLRGDFWLGLEKIHHLVQEGKYNLLIELEDWEGNSQVIQFVFSLGGESTAYTLSLVGPLSGELENAIGEFRQLPFSTRDRDHDLKADTNCAKHLSGGWWFSTCGHANLNGKYFRSIPRQRHERKQGIFWKTWKGRYYPLKSTIMKIQPAALEAEP; this is encoded by the exons ATGCGGCTGAGCAGCGCGGCGCTGCTGCTGTGCgcggcggggctggcggcggcccccgcgcccgcACCGGGAGCCGGCACCgagcggcgggcggcggcgggagccgCGCGGGAGCGCCGGGCGCAGTTCGCCTCCTGGGACGAGGTGAACGTGCTGGCCCacgggctgctgcagctggggcacgGCCTGAAGGAGCACGTGGAGCGCACCAAGGGCCAGCTGCGGGAGCTGGGCGGGCGGCTGAGCGCCCACAACAGCTCGCTGGGGCGGCTGCTGCGGCAGGCGCGGGAGGCGCAGGAGCGCGGCGAGCGGCTGCGGGGCAGCGTGCGGGAGCTGGAGGGCCGCGGGCGGCAGCTGCTCAACCTCTCCGAGGCGCTGCGCCAGCGGCTGGAGGAGGTGGCGGCTGACAAGGACGCGATCCAGGGCCGGCTGGAGCGGCTGGAGAGCCGGGTCCGTCTGGCGCTGCAGGCGCGGCCGGCTGGCAACCAGAGCGCTCGGGACCTGGGGGCACTGCAG TCCCTGATGGATGCTCAGAACCTGCGGATCGAGGAGCTTCTGCAAAAAATCAAGCAGCAGCAGTACAAGCTGGACAAGCAGAACCTGCAGATTAAAAGCCTGCAGAGCAAG gtcaATCTACTAATTCCCCTACACCACAACAAAACACAGTCTCCAAAGTGGAAGATAAACCTGAAGAAGAGCCTCAGTCTCACCAACCAGAGTCAGAATGGCAGTGGGGAGCCTGTGCAGACACAGA agctcccagaggGTTGCCACCAGCTCTTcctggctgggcagcacagcagtggcGTTTTCCAGGTGCAGCCTGCAGGATCTCAGCCCTTCAAAGTGTACTGTGACATGACTGCAG AGGGTGGCTGGACAGTGATCCAGAGGCGCATGGATGGCTCTGTGGACTTTGACCAGCTCTGGGATGCCTACAAGAATGGCTTTGGAGACCTTCGTG GTGACTTCTGGCTGGGCCTGGAGAAGATACATCACCTTGTCCAAGAGGGAAAATACAATCTCCTGATTGAGCTGGAAGACTGGGAGGGGAATTCCCAGGTGATTCAGTTTGTCTTCAGTCTTGGTGGTGAGAGCACAGCCTACACACTCAGCCTGGTGGGGCCTCTGTctggagagctggaaaatgcCATTGGGGAATTCAGGCAGCTGCCCTTCTCCACTCGGGATCGTGACCATGACCTTAAAGCTGACACAAACTGTGCCAAACACCTCTCAG GTGGCTGGTGGTTCAGCACCTGTGGCCATGCCAACCTCAATGGGAAGTACTTCCGCTCCATCCCCCGGCAGAGGCATGAGCGCAAGCAGGGCATCTTCTGGAAGACATGGAAGGGCAGGTACTACCCCCTGAAGTCAACCATCATGAAAATCCAACCTGCAGCACTGGAAGCAGAGCCCTGA